Proteins encoded in a region of the Rutidosis leptorrhynchoides isolate AG116_Rl617_1_P2 chromosome 9, CSIRO_AGI_Rlap_v1, whole genome shotgun sequence genome:
- the LOC139868226 gene encoding uncharacterized protein: MQKLKGFSEGCYKFLADIAPHRWARSHFSCRAMTDALLNTMCEILNRWLVDARDKPIITALEYIREYLMKMIVTVNNMISKSDGPLTLGATKVFNGIKKQAQKYTVLWSGDHLYQVSGPHNDQCVVDMNARVCACRKWEISAMPCKQTVAALYHMGAFGERVGHLESWVHRVHWLETWKNTYNFKINPLNSMHLWGKSLVTSKLLPPLIVVAADRPKKNRRKGLDEKASMNAGGKLSRQGKTTRCGKCGELGHNQRSCTNCGGVGENSGSKRKKKKTCGNKKTKLNVGASSG, translated from the exons ATGCAGAAATTGAAGGGTTTTAGTGAAGGATGTTACAAATTTTTGGCTGATATCGCACCACATCGTTGGGCAAGAAGTCACTTTTCAT GTAGAGCAATGACAGATGCACTTTTGAACACTATGTGTGAGATTCTAAACAGGTGGTTAGTTGATGCAAGAGATAAGCCTATCATAACTGCTTTAGAGTATATTAGGGAGTACTTGATGAAAATGATTGTGACAGTCAATAATATGATATCCAAATCTGATGGTCCTTTAACCCTTGGAGCAACTAAAGTGTTTAATGGTATCAAAAAGCAAGCTCAAAAATACACTGTATTGTGGAGTGGTGATCATTTGTACCAAGTTAGTGGCCCACACAATGATCAATGTGTTGTAGATATGAATGCAAGAGTGTGTGCTTGTAGAAAGTGGGAAATCAGTGCAATGCCATGTAAACAAACAGTAGCTGCTTTGTACCACATGGGTGCATTTGGTGAACGTGTTGGTCACCTTGAAAGTTGGGTTCATCGGGTACATTGGTTAGAAACTTGGAAGAACACTTACAATTTCAAAATTAATCCTTTGAATAGTATGCATCTGTGGGGTAAATCATTGGTGACTAGTAAACTACTCCCACCTTTAATTGTTGTTGCTGCTGATAGACCAAAAAAGAACAGGAGAAAGGGTCTAGATGAAAAGGCAAGCATGAATGCAGGTGGTAAGTTGTCCAGACAAGGTAAAACTACTCGTTGTGGAAAATGTGGTGAGTTAGGTCATAATCAAAGAAGTTGCACAAATTGTGGTGGTGTTGGAGAAAACAGTGGATCAAAGAGAAAAAAGAAAAAAACTTGTGGCAATAAGAAGACAAAGTTGAATGTTGGTGCAAGCAgtggctaa